In Glycine max cultivar Williams 82 chromosome 10, Glycine_max_v4.0, whole genome shotgun sequence, the DNA window tgaatttgttaataatttatacagtactttcaaaattatctttaatatttttaaattaataattgatctcttttcacttaattattttcaCCTAATTGCTATTCATttccattaatattattaagtgaAAGAAAGATTTTATATCTCATTAATTTTCAGCATTGATCAAATTACACAGACATCTTTTGAGATTTTGTTGAATTGCATAAAGTACTCCTGTTTTTTTTTACCCTTTGAATAAACTCCCTTAGAGGGTACACAATGTAATGTTCTTTAAAGCTTAAGGGTTGTAACATAAAAAGGGTgttaatataatgttttttaaacaatCATGAGAGGTTTGTATAGGGTTAAACAAAATAGGGTATTTTGTGTAATTTGACAACACTTTAAGGGATGTCACtgtaatttattctttattatttttggctaaaaaaactattaattaattaaggatatttttttaaaaattaattaattaatacaagaGATAATTAGAATAGAGTGTTATAAAAATGAAGAagtaaatttttgaaaaagatcGACAAATgaaatattacattttaaagAATATATCATTTACCTAAATGTCATTTTAGtagaggaaaaaagaagaaattttaaaaaaaatattagtcgaTCCCAATACCTACACttccaaaacattttttttacggtccaaacacactattttaattcgaatattttttttctccatcctattttattataataaaaccaaaatatgCCTAagtaattttaacttaaataggtaattttcaatttttaaaaaaaattaaagaatccctaaatagtttaaatttatattttttaacttcaaCTTTAAAGTAGTTTATAAACTTTAAAAAGTTCAAATAATACACTACTTAgtacttatatatttaataattattatttcaattatttataaaataatatatgcctctaatttttgtcataaaataatatatttattgataataaataaatatttatacttttattttcttaagtgATGTCTAGAAATTACTCATTCGCGTCTGTCATTATCTTGTTTTTCCGTTTTACATGTACACTAATACAAAGTTCTAAGCAGTGCTCATATATTATAAgttaattacaattttgttcccttattatcataaatatgattttagttcTTTAGAATTTAATTCAAAGATTTGGTTTCTAGATTTAAAAAGTAACAATTTTGATTCGCCCTttagattattaattaataaaactattaagttaattatcaattaattaaaatagttaactttttttttcttttttttatatgtgtCCTTACAAATTTATCCCAAAtccttattttgttattttaattattcatcatCATAATCAACTCTCTCTCATGGTCACCATTTTACCAAAATCACCCATGCAATTCAACACCTCTTCTAGATCACATAGGCCACAAAGTTAATGCTTGTCTCAACCTCGATGTCAGCAACAACACCTACTCCATCATTGTCACAAAGCTTCATAACATGATGTTGGTGACCATGACCATGATCATGGTGACACCGAAAAACAAGACATGGTGCTGCAAGGATTAGTGTGGCTACAACAATGACTATCAGTATTGATCACGTGGTGGATCTAGTTGTTGGTATTGTTGAATTCATgaattctgatgatgatgaaaaTTCTATTGTTTGTGATAAGATGAGATTAAGGTAACAAACAATGAGTGTCAGGGATAAATCATTAaagatacaaataaaaaaagaaaaaataatgatttatgattaatttaataattatattaattataattattaatttattatctaaagAGTGAaccaaaatgattattttagggatcaatttttttaattaaactttaatagaatgaaaatcataaatttataataaaaaatttaaaaatataatttaacctaTAACGATACTACACAGTTTGGACAccaagcataaaaaaaaataaaaaaattggacacCCTCACATTCGtgtcaaaatgaagaaatacaATTGCCATCAGGGCTGACGTCAATAAAATCCAGTTTGTCCAATGTCATTTTCATTCCGTCGGTGGATGATGCAAAGTTGACTACCCGAAGGAAAAtcatgttagaaaatgattaaGAACTGCCTCCAGTCTAGCAGGTGtaagttattaaattatatattatattataggtTGTctaagtttaatatttttttaaaaaaatatttaaagttaaaatattacACACACATCATTCAAAACTAAATATGAAAAGAATAGATTGGATTAGATGGATCATCAAAATAGATTATTGATATCAAATACCATTGAAATTTTTAGCAATACGAGAGGTGAAAGAAGTCAATATCACAAATATTAATGCATTTTTAATTCactaaatactttttttctaataatatatttccaTTTCTGCGGAACTATGAATATATGAACCTGAACGTGGTAACGAGCGATGGTCAAAGTTACAATATGAATGAAGTTCATTCTTTGATCcaaaaagtcttttttttattgggtGTAGAAAAGAACAAGTCTCATGTTAGGGATAGTTAAGGCAATTGGAATAgaaggaaataataataataataataataataataatgataataataataataataatgcgaAGGACAATAAGTATTAGAAGGAATAAAGAGTGTTTGATtcctttctcatttttattcaattttttaaaaacaactttatattattgagtaattatttttttaatctaaaatctattaattttggaaaattatttctaagacaAGTGCttcgaaaataaaaaataaaaacaccttAAAAGTATTTCTAGAAAATTCTTTAAGTTCTTTGTTCACGTGGTAACAAACAAATTTCTAGACAACAAAAATATGCTCATGGGACaaacgcttttttttttttttaaaaaaaaatatatcgtcagaagataaaaaaaaaacaaaaaaactgtttttaaaaAACAGTAAACAAACGCCACCtaacttgtttcttttcttgcctcattttctgtcatttttatttagaaataacACGTCATGgaataaaagtaagaaaatatttCCTATTAAACGAATGAATTTGGTTTTCGAGAAGTGTCATTTTCctgtattttatattaatttttatatagttaAATGATAGTCACATACTACTCactcaattaaaattatatagttcagtaaaaaatttaaattatactacCTCCATccctttttataatattttttccgaaaattatttattctttttcggAGCACTGTTTTTGAATTGTCTCTtgccttaattatttttttcctaaatatcgttaattaattaaacgttttttttttgctaaaaaacaataaatcttaaaaattaaagagaaaagactctttttttctcttaaaataattattattttagcttatgaatgttacattaattatatttttttaattatatctcttataatattaatagtaaaaataaaatttataaataaaataatgatcatataagattaattttatgaaattaatatttttttgatctatttaaaataatatggaaCGGTTATTATTTTAAGACAGATAAAGTGTTTCTTAAATGTACCATTTATATTTAACtgcattaaacaaaaatatgaaatattattaaaaataaaactttaattaaattaatgatattttaaacacaatatcttattataaaaaaagagataGTATCATTTTAggtaatacatatatttttttttctgatcttATGTGTCTTAAATAGGGATTTGGGAAGAGAAAAGTAAGTAATTTTGTTAACAAATGATTTTTGTAACGGCGTGGTGGTGCCGATTAATGTCCGCAAACCCTGCACGGTCAACGAACTTGCCACGTCAGCTAGATTCCTTTCACATTCTACACTTTTGCGTTTCCCAAAATAACCTCCACGGCCCAATAAAAGGACTCTGACCGAATCACTTACCAGTGCTTCGCGGACACAGAACCGAGCTTGCAGCAGCGatttctcatttcatttttcaCACTTCAACAATGGCGAAAACCTTCAAATACATCATCCTCGGTGGAGGAGTTTCCGCTGTTAGTTCCacaccttctctctctctctctctctctctctctctctctcttctttcatCTTCCCATTTGATTTTTTACCGTTACTTCGTTGTTTCACTCTCGATCGGTTTTTATTTACTCCTGCTTTCAACTTCGTGATTCAATCATCTGATCTCGAATTTCTATTGAAATTCACGTTTAACTCTCTGCGTGCTCCTTGATCCGTTTGAGTTCACTAACGGAATCGGAGAACGGAATTTTAGAATTAGGTCGATTCGTTTTTCCTTTCACTTCTGTTATTGATTCGACTGCGCAATTGCAAAATGCGAAAACTCTTTGGTTTTTCTCGTGTTTTGACTTTTTCGATACTGTTGCTTATTACTTTTTTCGAAATCGCAGGGTTATGCGGCGAGGGAGTTTGCCAAACAGGGCGTTAAGCCAGGGGAGTTGGCTATCATTTCGAAAGAAGCGGTATAGTTCAtagattattaaattaaatactgtTTTTTTTCTGCTTTTGCTTTTCACAATTCGTAATTGTCCGTTTCGCTATATGTTGATGATTCTATCGTGCagtatttgattttgattgcaTTTGGACCTGTTGTCTATTTGTCTTGTTAACTGTTATAAGCAAGGTTATCATACTGCTATTCAAATCGTGAATTGTCAAGcttgtttttaaaatcataaattgtatcaaatccTTAAATTCATAGGAGGTATACATGTGATAATTTTAAACTAGAAAAAGACCGAAGTTGGTAAATTGTAACTGAGTATGTGAACCCTATATTTTAGAAGATGGAAAGTAGAGCAATGGAATAGCCAAATACAATGTATAGAATGAGTGAGTGACCATGCAAAACTCCGTCTTCACAAGAATGAAAATAGAACATCTGAAAAATTGGATATGGTGCGTTTAGCAGTGCCCCTTTAGCCCCGTTTTTAATCCTTCAAGCttttcaaacttttcaatttctttgataagaatggtaaaaacaatgtaaaaaaaaaaattgaattgtgCAATTCATATCAATGATATGAATAGTTGGGTAGTCAAATCACATCCGAATTGTGTTATTCGAATTGTGAATAGTAAGattctaataataattatgGTTCAAAACACAATCTTGAATTGGACATCTTATAAGAGCAGTAATTTTAACTCATCCTCtttgttttattaatatatttgaatattcaaATAGAAATGGTTCTGTTTTCAGTTTAACGTGTTAGGTTTATTAAGATGTGTTATTGCTGTTTCCTAGAATTGTTATATTTGGTTGCAAGTTTCCAATGGCCAAGATGGTGAAGCAAACTTCATGCATATTCTTTGTAGTATCTCCACTAGTTCTCttctacatttttcttttcacattttgTATCACACTTTTAACTCTTGAACTTGTTGTGGCTATTTTTCGCTTCATAATCCCTTATGTATCTATGTTTGCACAGGTAGCACCTTATGAACGTCCTGCTCTGAGCAAGGCTTACCTTTTTCCAGAGTGTAAGTTTGTAATGGAATTATATGTATATCTATTTTTCTCCCAATTCATTTATGGGTTTATATTGTTGAGTTGAATTTAATGTAGGTTATGTCTATTGTCTATtctgggcttttcatctctgtTGAATTCtccattataatttaaatatcagCTTGCCTTGGTTGTCTCATGAATATTTACCTTGATGTCAATTGGATTTTGCAGCCCCTGCTAGACTTCCTGGGTTCCATGTCTGTGTTGGAAGTGGAGGAGAAAGGTTGCTTCCTGAGTGGTACACAGAGAAAGGTGACTTTGGCTTTCACCCACATTGTTTTAGTTCAGCATTATTACTGGATATTGTTAGGATCAATAgttgattatattattatatcaagTGAAAGGAAAAGTAAATGGAAAACTGGATCTTAACAACAATTTTCTAATACGAAGTTACTGATGATTGCAGGGATAGAGTTAATTCTTAGCACAGAAATAGTAAAGGTAGACCTTGCTGCAAAATCTCTGATCAGTGCTGGAGGAGAAACATTCAGTTATCAGATTTTGATTGTTGCAACTGGCTCAACAGTAAGGATTCTTGTGGACAGTAGACATGTTGCATTCATTGTCCCCATTTGCCCCATACTAATgctgataatattatttttcaggtTATAAGGCTGACAGATTTCGGTGTAGAAGGAGCTGATGCGAAAAACATCTTTTATTTGAGGGAGGTTGACGATGCTGACAAATTGTACGCAGCAATCAAGGCAAAGAAGAATGGGAAAGCTGTGGTTGTTGGGGGAGGATACATTGGTCTGGAGCTTAGTGCAGTGTTGAAACTCAACAATATTGATGTTACCATGGTCTACCCGGAGCCTTGGTGTAGTAAGTGGATGTTTCCATTTACACCTCCCACTCTCATGTGTTGCCCACACATttgtatttcaatttttttataaaaaagttataaaataacattGTAAACTGATGTTGCAGTGCCACGACTTTTTACGGCTGGTATAGCTGAATTCTATGAGGGATATTACGCAAATAAGGGTGTAAATATCATTAAAGGAACTGTTGCTGTTGGATTCACTTCTAATTCTGATGGAGAGGTATGGTTGCATGTGATCTTGGAACCCTGTCATGGTAGGGCATTTTAAAGTTCCTTAATCAAACTCATCATGACTTTCATCCATCATTCAGGTAAAAGAAGTCAAACTAAAGGATGGCAGGGTCCTGGAAGCtgatattgttgttgttggtgttgGAGGAAGGCCTCAAACAGTCTTAGTCAAAGGGCAGGTTGAAGAGGAGAAGGGTGGAATCAAGGTCAGTGATACCATATCTGGAGGCTTGTTGACAGGCTATAAAATGTTGTCATCCGGAGTAGTGAATAGTGATTCTTGTTATCAAATATCAATGATGCCATTTGTTTTGGTTGCAGACCGATGCTTTCTTCAAAACTAATCTCTCCGATGTATATGCTGTTGGTGATGTTGCTACTTTCCCTTTGAAATTATACGGTGAATTGAGAAGAGTTGAACATGTTGATCATTCTCGCAAATCGGCTGAACAGGCTGTGAAGGTAAGTAGCTTACCTAAATTTGTCAGCTCATGCACAATATACATATTTATCATTGCCCCGGCATGCTCTCTCTAGCTATTCAGTAGATATCTGCttaaacgttttttttttctggtccTCCAAATCGAAGTTTCAAGTAAAGAGCCAATGCTTGCAGTGCTGTTTCTCATTCTGTGATTACTTGTTTTATGTAGGCCATCAAGGCAGCTGAGGAAGGAAAAACAGTTGAGGAGTATGATTACCTTCCATACTTCTATTCCCGTTCATTCGATCTGTCTTGGCAATTCTATGGCGACAATGTCGGCGACACAGTGCTATTCGGAGACAACAATCCTGCGTCTTCAAAGCCAAAGTTTGGGACATACTGGATTAAAGACGGGAAAGTTGTCGGGGTCTTTCTGGAAGGTGGAACTCCTGAAGAAAACCAGGCTATTGCTAAAGTTGCTAAGGTCCAGCCTCCGGTTGCGGATGTAAATCAACTTGCTAAGGAAGGCCTTTCCTTTGCTAGTAAAATATAATGGTTTTATTTGGGAAGGATAAAGATGCTTGGTGGTTTGCATAGATTGTATCTGACAGGCTTTATTTTACTCTGGTTTATGCATTACTGTGTTTTTTCGTTTGATATGGTTGCAAGggatattatataatatatatatatgttttgccGTATCTATTCCATTTCTCTGGCCACTTTTTGGGTTCTGTTAACCCTTTGCAGACTTGATAAACGCATCTATTTGCACTGCAAGAGTGTAAgctgaaaacaataaaacaaaaacatagaAATAAGATTTACATGCCATCTGGTTtgcaaaatgtttttaatttctgagGATCTTTATATGAATTGCCGGGTGAAGattcgaaaaaaaaatccatgtaAAAGTGGTTCCCATGAACGATTTCTGCCCATTTGTCTCACTTTTATTCTAATGGGAGGTGGATTTGTCATATTCCCATGCAATAAG includes these proteins:
- the LOC100787700 gene encoding pyridine nucleotide-disulphide oxidoreductase, with amino-acid sequence MAKTFKYIILGGGVSAGYAAREFAKQGVKPGELAIISKEAVAPYERPALSKAYLFPESPARLPGFHVCVGSGGERLLPEWYTEKGIELILSTEIVKVDLAAKSLISAGGETFSYQILIVATGSTVIRLTDFGVEGADAKNIFYLREVDDADKLYAAIKAKKNGKAVVVGGGYIGLELSAVLKLNNIDVTMVYPEPWCMPRLFTAGIAEFYEGYYANKGVNIIKGTVAVGFTSNSDGEVKEVKLKDGRVLEADIVVVGVGGRPQTVLVKGQVEEEKGGIKTDAFFKTNLSDVYAVGDVATFPLKLYGELRRVEHVDHSRKSAEQAVKAIKAAEEGKTVEEYDYLPYFYSRSFDLSWQFYGDNVGDTVLFGDNNPASSKPKFGTYWIKDGKVVGVFLEGGTPEENQAIAKVAKVQPPVADVNQLAKEGLSFASKI